One stretch of Glycine soja cultivar W05 chromosome 7, ASM419377v2, whole genome shotgun sequence DNA includes these proteins:
- the LOC114420353 gene encoding uncharacterized protein LOC114420353: MVCGKACHLSVEIEHRAYWALKFLNFDESLSGEKRKLQLLELEAMRLNAYESSKLYKQKMKAYHDKKLLKKSFQPGQQVLLFNSRLKLFSGKLKSKWSGPFTIKDVKPYGVVKLMNPSSDDPERSWVVNDQRLKLYHGGNIERLTTILNLQDP; encoded by the coding sequence ATGGTTTGTGGGAAGGCTTGTCATCTGTCGGTAGAGATAGAGCATAGGGCCTATTGGGCTTTGAAATTCCTAAATTTTGATGAATCTCTATCTGGTGAGAAGAGGAAATTACAGCTCCTAGAGCTAGAAGCGATGAGGCTTAATGCCTATGAATCATCTAAGTTATATAAACAAAAGATGAAGGCATATCATGACAAGAAGTTGTTGAAGAAGAGTTTCCAACCAGGACAACAAGTGTTACTCTTCAATTCCAGACTTAAGTTGTTCTCAGGGAAGCTCAAGTCTAAATGGTCTGGTCCCTTCACTATCAAAGACGTGAAGCCTTATGGAGTTGTGAAATTGATGAACCCTTCCTCAGATGATCCGGAGAGAAGCTGGGTGGTGAATGACCAAAGGTTGAAGTTGTATCATGGTGGGAACATTGAGAGGCTAACCACCATTCTCAATCTGCAAGACCCTTAG
- the LOC114418742 gene encoding hydroquinone glucosyltransferase-like, translating into MESAARTTTTTTTHIALVSIPAFSHQVSILEFAKRLLNLHNNTFNITCIIPTLNSSYNNIATKPFFDSLPPNIHCIFLPSVYFEDLNNNGVSVEIQIQLSVSRAMPSVRETLRSLFDATNNVVAIVADAMVPEALDFGKELGILSYIYFPCSTMLLSLCLHSSNLDEQVSCEYRDHPNLIEIPGCISIYGRDLPNSVQNRSSLEYKLFLQRCQRYRSAHDGILVNSFMELEEEATKAITQHAKGNGNCSYPPVYPIGPITQTGPSDPKSGCECLLWLDKQPPNSVLYVSFGSGGTLCQEQINELALGLELSRHKFLWVNLRAPNDRASATYFSDGGLVDDPLHFLPLGFIERTKGQGLVMCGWAPQVEVLGHKSIGAFLTHCGWNSVLESVVHGVPMMAWPLFAEQRTNAALVTDGLKVAVRPNVDTSGNSVVVKEEIVKLIKSLMEGLVGEEIRRRMKELQKFAECAVMKDGSSTRTICKLAHKWKSLGRP; encoded by the coding sequence ATGGAATCAGCggcaagaacaacaacaacaacaacaactcatATAGCCCTTGTTTCTATCCCAGCTTTCAGCCACCAAGTCTCAATCCTCGAGTTCGCAAAACGTCTCCTTAATCTCCACAACAACACCTTCAACATCACATGCATCATTCCAACACTTAACTCCTCTTACAATAACATTGCCACCAAACCCTTCTTTGATTCCCTCCCTCCGAACATTCACTGCATTTTCCTCCCCTCAGTGTACTTCGAGGACCTAAACAACAATGGAGTCTCTGTGGAGATCCAAATCCAGCTCTCGGTTTCTCGCGCCATGCCCTCCGTTAGGGAAACCCTAAGATCACTCTTTGATGCCACCAACAACGTCGTCGCCATCGTTGCCGATGCCATGGTCCCGGAGGCGCTCGATTTTGGTAAGGAACTCGGCATCTTATCCTACATCTACTTCCCTTGTTCCACAATGTTGCTATCCCTATGCCTTCATTCTTCAAATTTGGATGAACAAGTTTCTTGTGAGTATAGAGATCACCCAAACCTAATAGAGATTCCAGGTTGCATCTCTATTTATGGCAGGGATCTTCCAAATAGTGTCCAAAATAGGTCTAGTTTGGAGTACAAGTTGTTCCTTCAACGTTGCCAAAGATACCGTAGTGCTCATGATGGTATATTGGTCAATAGCTTCATGGAAttggaagaagaagcaacaaaagCAATAACCCAACATGCTAAAGGGAATGGGAATTGTAGCTACCCTCCTGTGTATCCAATTGGGCCTATTACACAAACTGGGCCTAGTGATCCAAAAAGTGGGTGTGAATGTTTATTGTGGTTGGATAAACAACCACCTAATTCAGTTCTTTATGTGTCATTTGGAAGTGGTGGCACACTCTGCCAAGAGCAGATCAATGAACTTGCTTTAGGGTTGGAATTGAGTAGGCACAAGTTTTTGTGGGTTAATTTGAGGGCACCAAATGATAGAGCAAGTGCCACTTATTTTAGTGATGGCGGTTTGGTGGATGATCCTTTGCATTTTCTACCATTAGGGTTCATAGAGAGAACCAAAGGGCAGGGTTTGGTTATGTGTGGCTGGGCCCCACAAGTTGAGGTCCTAGGTCACAAGTCAATTGGTGCATTTTTGACTCATTGTGGTTGGAATTCGGTTTTGGAGAGTGTGGTGCATGGAGTGCCAATGATGGCTTGGCCTTTGTTTGCTGAACAAAGAACCAATGCGGCTTTGGTAACCGATGGATTGAAAGTTGCTGTGAGACCAAACGTTGACACTAGTGGCAATAGTGTGGTGGTGAAGGAGGAAATTGTTAAGCTCATAAAGAGCCTCATGGAGGGGTTGGTGGGTGAAGAAATTCGTAGGAGAATGAAGGAACTGCAAAAGTTTGCTGAATGTGCTGTGATGAAAGATGGGTCGTCAACAAGGACAATATGCAAGTTGGCACACAAGTGGAAAAGTTTGGGAAGACCTTAA